TACTTCGGGCCTTGCAGGCGCGAGGAGATCCGGCACCGCGAGGTCGTCGAGGAAATCATCGAGTTGCTCGAAATCGAATCCATCCGCCATCAGCCGGTGGGCAGCCTCGGCTATGGCCTCCGCAAACGCGTCGATCTCGGTCGTGCACTGGCTCAAGAGCCGAGCATCTTGCTGATGGATGAGCCGATGGCCGGGATGAATACCGAGGAGAAGGAAGACCTCGCGCGCTTCATTCTCGACGTTCGCGAGGCGCGACGGATCCCGGTGGTGCTGGTCGAGCACGACATGGGTGTCGTCATGGATATTGCGGACCGGATCGTCGTGCTCGACTTTGGCCGCAAGATTGCAGAGGGGACCCCGCTGGAGATTCAGCAAAATCCTGCGGTGCTCAAGGCGTATCTGGGCGAAGGAAATCGCTGATGCTGCCGATGCGTACCATTCCGCAACTGTTGCTCGAGCGCGCCAGCGCGGCGCCGGACCGGCTCGTTGAGCGGCACAAGTATCGCGGCATCTGGCGCGAATACACCTATGGTGATGTTCTCGAGAAGGTGCGTTCCTTCGCCCTTGGCCTTGACGCGATGGGTATTCGCCGCGGCGAGACCGTGGCCATTATCGGCGAGAACGAGCCGGAGAACTTCTGGAGCGAGTTTGCGGCGTTCTCGGTTGGATGCAAGATCGTCTCGCTTTATCCTGACATTACTGCGGACGAAATCGAATACCTCCTCAACGACAGCGATGCGGTCTGTCTGGTAGCGCAGGATCAGGAGCAGGTGGACAAAGGGTTCGCGATTCTCGATCGCGTTCCGCATCTTCGCCAGATGATCTACTGGGACGATACCGGGATGTGGTCCTATGGTCACGAGCGGTTGACGCCGTTCGAGAAGGTGCTTGAGGCTGGGCGCGCACGCCATGCCGAGGATTCCGATCGGTTCCGACGCGTGGTCGAGGCAGGTCGACCCGACGACGTGGCCGTGCTGTCCTATACCTCCGGGACCACCGGGCGGCCAAAGGGCGTCGTGCTGACCCACCGCTATCTCGTCGACAACGCGCATCGCGTCATCGCGGCGACCGGCATCAAGCCCGGCATGGAGTATCTCACCTATATCGCCCCGGCCTGGGCGACGGAGCAGTTCTTCGGCGTCACCATCGGCCTCCTGCTGCCGCTGGTGGTGAATTTCCCGGAATCGCCCGAGGAGGTTCTCAACAATATCCGCGAACTCGCAGTCGAGGTCATGGTATTCGCTCCCCGTCAGTGGGAGAGCCTCGCCGCCACCATCCAGGGCCAGATGCTCGATGCCGGCCGGACGCGCAGGGCGATCTATGCCTGGGGTGTCGATATCGGCCACAAGGTCCATGTCGCGCGTCTTGAAGGCAAACCCGTCCCGCTCGGCGCGCGGCTTGCGCTGCCGCTTGCGGAGATGCTGGTATTGAAGCCGCTGCGAGACAAGCTCGGCCTCACGCGCATCAAGCTCGCATTGTGCGGCGGCTCCACGATGGCGCCGGATGTGTTTCGACTGTTCCATGCCATTGGCGTGCCGTTACGCAATATCTATGGCGCCACTGAGATCGGGCTCCTGACCCTGCACCAGGGGGATCGGTACAATCTCGAGACGGTCGGGCACTGGCTGAGCTCGCACCCCGGATCTGGCGCGTCGCTGGAATGGAAGGTGTCGGAGCAGGGTGAATTGCTCGTTCGTGGCGGCAGCGTGTTTCAGGGCTATCACAAGAAGCCCGACAGCGTCGCCCAGCGCGTTGAGGACGGATGGTATCGCACGGGCGATGCCGTGTCGGTCACCGACAGTGGCGAGCTCGTATT
Above is a genomic segment from Hyphomicrobiaceae bacterium containing:
- a CDS encoding AMP-binding protein, with the translated sequence MLPMRTIPQLLLERASAAPDRLVERHKYRGIWREYTYGDVLEKVRSFALGLDAMGIRRGETVAIIGENEPENFWSEFAAFSVGCKIVSLYPDITADEIEYLLNDSDAVCLVAQDQEQVDKGFAILDRVPHLRQMIYWDDTGMWSYGHERLTPFEKVLEAGRARHAEDSDRFRRVVEAGRPDDVAVLSYTSGTTGRPKGVVLTHRYLVDNAHRVIAATGIKPGMEYLTYIAPAWATEQFFGVTIGLLLPLVVNFPESPEEVLNNIRELAVEVMVFAPRQWESLAATIQGQMLDAGRTRRAIYAWGVDIGHKVHVARLEGKPVPLGARLALPLAEMLVLKPLRDKLGLTRIKLALCGGSTMAPDVFRLFHAIGVPLRNIYGATEIGLLTLHQGDRYNLETVGHWLSSHPGSGASLEWKVSEQGELLVRGGSVFQGYHKKPDSVAQRVEDGWYRTGDAVSVTDSGELVFLERLDDLRQLRSGERFPPQFIETRLRFSPFIKDIMTLGDDTRDYIGALINIDMSVVSRWAEDRNISFSTFTDLSQKPEVAELMRGEIARVNTFLPEHARVRRFANFPKELDPDEGELTRTRKLRREFLAERYAVLIEAMYGSRDQQKLDIAVTYQDGRKGTLSAHVAIHDVVKAGKSANAAEPLRAIA
- a CDS encoding ABC transporter ATP-binding protein, with product MLSAVSPVRSASQSRAAQNAAVLVADGIRMAFGGVVALDNVSITVGADELLAVIGPNGAGKTSLMNCLSGFYRPQHGEMRFNGSLLSGMGIHNIVRAGLARTFQGTHIFSNMTVIENIMVGRHIHMKSSILSAFFYFGPCRREEIRHREVVEEIIELLEIESIRHQPVGSLGYGLRKRVDLGRALAQEPSILLMDEPMAGMNTEEKEDLARFILDVREARRIPVVLVEHDMGVVMDIADRIVVLDFGRKIAEGTPLEIQQNPAVLKAYLGEGNR